From a region of the Candidatus Brocadia sp. genome:
- a CDS encoding electron transport complex subunit E, with protein sequence MDKGKNTMAEQNNLKEFTKGIVQYNPLFVLVLGLCPSLAVTTSVKNGVAMGGAATFVLVCSNLIVSLVRPFIPREIRIPCFIVIIAAFVTMVELLMKAYLPPELNASLGIFIPLIVVNCIIMYRAESFAYKNKPLASVLDGAGLGLGWTLSLCLVSAIREVLGAGTIFGLRVSESYQPAPVMIMAPGAFIVLGLLLGFLNWRKLRKSEKSMKAHMKHD encoded by the coding sequence ATGGACAAGGGCAAAAATACTATGGCAGAACAAAACAATTTGAAGGAATTTACCAAGGGAATCGTTCAATACAATCCCTTGTTTGTGCTGGTACTAGGATTATGTCCCAGCCTTGCAGTCACTACCTCAGTAAAAAATGGCGTAGCTATGGGCGGAGCAGCCACCTTTGTGCTTGTTTGCTCCAACCTTATCGTTTCCCTGGTACGGCCATTTATTCCCCGTGAAATCCGGATTCCGTGTTTCATCGTAATTATCGCGGCATTCGTGACCATGGTGGAATTGCTTATGAAGGCATATTTACCGCCCGAATTGAATGCATCCCTGGGGATATTCATTCCGCTTATCGTGGTAAATTGCATTATCATGTATCGCGCGGAATCATTTGCGTATAAGAATAAACCCCTGGCTTCGGTTCTGGACGGGGCAGGGCTGGGGTTGGGGTGGACGCTCTCTCTCTGTCTTGTTTCCGCAATACGCGAGGTACTGGGGGCGGGAACAATCTTTGGTCTCAGGGTATCAGAATCGTATCAACCTGCCCCGGTAATGATCATGGCGCCGGGGGCGTTTATTGTACTGGGACTCTTATTGGGTTTCTTGAACTGGCGGAAGCTCAGAAAGAGCGAAAAATCTATGAAGGCACATATGAAACATGATTAA
- a CDS encoding glutaredoxin family protein gives MMATNKLKVFCTPFCPKCNELLVYLNERKADYVSFDIDKDDRARKEIIKIVGNDDVESLDKLPIVVAGDKVLYGFDKKEIDKYLR, from the coding sequence ATGATGGCGACGAATAAATTGAAGGTATTTTGTACCCCATTTTGTCCAAAGTGCAACGAATTGCTCGTTTATTTAAACGAACGAAAAGCCGATTATGTCTCTTTTGACATTGACAAGGACGACCGCGCAAGAAAAGAGATCATTAAAATCGTCGGTAATGACGATGTCGAATCCCTCGATAAGCTGCCGATTGTCGTCGCTGGTGACAAGGTGCTCTATGGTTTTGACAAGAAGGAGATTGATAAGTATCTCCGCTAA
- the ilvN gene encoding acetolactate synthase small subunit, with the protein MRHVISLLVENKVGVLARITGLISGRGFNIDSLAVGETENPALSRMTIVVRGDDAILEQVRKQLGKIIDVIKVIDFTSEEFVERNLMLLKVNVPAGKRSEIIEIVEIFRGKIIDVGQKDLVVELAGAEEKLEAMIHLLRAYGIKELVRTGSIAIGRGTK; encoded by the coding sequence ATGCGACACGTTATTTCTCTTCTCGTGGAAAACAAGGTTGGCGTTCTCGCCCGCATTACCGGTCTCATCAGTGGGAGGGGATTCAATATCGATAGCCTCGCCGTCGGGGAGACGGAGAATCCCGCGCTCTCACGGATGACCATTGTCGTCAGGGGAGACGATGCCATTCTGGAACAGGTCAGAAAACAATTAGGAAAGATTATCGATGTAATCAAGGTAATCGACTTCACCAGCGAAGAGTTTGTCGAGCGCAATCTCATGCTGCTGAAGGTTAACGTGCCGGCGGGGAAACGGAGTGAAATTATTGAAATTGTTGAAATTTTCCGGGGGAAGATTATCGATGTCGGCCAGAAAGACCTCGTTGTTGAGCTTGCCGGCGCTGAAGAAAAACTCGAAGCCATGATTCATCTGCTGAGAGCTTACGGTATCAAAGAACTCGTAAGGACAGGAAGTATTGCTATTGGCCGCGGCACAAAGTAA
- a CDS encoding RnfABCDGE type electron transport complex subunit A, with amino-acid sequence MIKELALIIVSVVFVNNFVLAKFLGLCPFLGVSQKTSSAMGMGVAVTFVMTLSSAITWIVYNFILLPGDANIIAKVFPSIRELGLIEVLKTISYILVIATLVQLVEMMLRKMVPALYESLGIYLPLITTNCAVLGVALLNTTDSPKHMGFLQATVQGFGAGIGFTVAMLLMSGIRERLAVANIPQPLRGIPIAFICTGLMALAFFGFSGMVQ; translated from the coding sequence ATGATTAAGGAACTTGCATTAATTATTGTAAGCGTCGTCTTCGTTAACAACTTTGTCCTGGCAAAATTCCTGGGACTTTGCCCATTCCTGGGTGTTTCTCAAAAGACGTCTTCCGCAATGGGTATGGGGGTAGCGGTAACGTTTGTCATGACCCTTTCTTCAGCAATTACGTGGATTGTCTATAACTTCATCCTGTTGCCTGGCGATGCAAACATCATTGCAAAGGTCTTTCCATCCATACGAGAATTGGGGCTGATCGAGGTATTGAAGACAATCAGCTATATTTTGGTCATCGCAACGCTGGTGCAACTGGTTGAAATGATGCTCAGGAAGATGGTGCCAGCCCTGTATGAAAGCCTTGGCATCTATTTGCCTCTGATCACCACCAACTGCGCGGTACTGGGTGTTGCGCTTTTGAATACCACCGACTCTCCGAAGCACATGGGATTTCTTCAGGCTACGGTGCAAGGTTTCGGGGCGGGAATCGGTTTTACGGTAGCCATGCTTCTGATGTCTGGCATCCGTGAGCGTCTGGCTGTTGCCAATATACCTCAACCCTTACGCGGTATTCCGATTGCCTTTATTTGCACCGGACTTATGGCCCTTGCCTTCTTTGGTTTTTCAGGAATGGTTCAGTAA